In Lodderomyces elongisporus chromosome 1, complete sequence, a genomic segment contains:
- the GLT1 gene encoding glutamate synthase [NADH] (BUSCO:EOG092600T9; MEROPS:MER1054487) has product MGPAAVSSSSYLPQKEFEHYNVYNYDEVPENKSWASSLPVAKGLYNPELEKDACGVGFTCHLKGSPSHKIVSDARNLLCNMTHRGGELNPKDGDGAGLLSSIPHKFLKREFKYHCNVDLPEKGQYGVGNLFFKKDDAVFEKSKKAFENIAESLDLKVLGWRSVPHDSSILGPAALSREPYILQPAVAMKEVLSETLSEEEFSAKFQQEFEKRLFILRKQASHTIGLHNWFYICSLSSKTIVYKGQLAPNQVYAYYHDLVNADYESHFALVHSRFSTNTFPSWDRAQPLRLAAHNGEINTLRGNKNWMRAKEGVMKSKLFGDEMDKLFPIIEEGGSDSAAFDNVLELLVVNGVVSLPEAVMMMIPEAWQNDEFIDPKKKAFYEWAACLMEPWDGPALFTFADDRYCGANLDRNGLRPCRYYVTDDDRMICASEVGVIEIEPEKVLQKGRLQPGRMLLVDTKEGRIVDDKELKSKVSSRFDFKSWVLANMITLNDLTTKIKSRGINIEGSPMDTSVTIQKDPRLVASGYSHEQVLFVLAPMAEGNEALGSMGNDNALACISEQPKLLYEYFRQLFAQVTNPPIDPIREKIVMSLECYIGPQGNLLEMKPDQLNRLLLKSPILDNSELLAIKNIEKVYPTWSVANIDITFEKSKGIQGYTDTIDKICQEASKAIADGNQIIILSDVLTGAERLPISALIAVGAVHHHLVRQKQRSKVALIIETQEAKEVHHSCCLVGYGADAINPYLAMETLVRMRHQGLLKDTTLTDEKVIGNYKKSIDAGILKVMSKMGISTLASYKGAQIFEALGVDNSVIDRCFAGTASRIKGVTFEYIAQDAFTLHERGYPSRDTVKPIGLPETGEYHWRDGGDAHINDPAAIASLQDAVRNKNEKAFDAYCKKENEAVRNCTLRGLLDFDFESSTPVPIDQVEPWTEIVRRFFTGAMSYGSISMESHSTLAVAMNRLGGKSNTGEGGEDAARSQVSENGDTMRSAIKQVASGRFGVTSYYLADADELQIKMAQGAKPGEGGELPGHKVSAEIGKTRHSTPGVGLISPPPHHDIYSIEDLKQLLYDLKCSNPRARTSVKLVSEVGVGIVAAGVAKAGSENILVSGGDGGTGAAKLTSIKYAGLPWELGLAESHQTLVLNDLRGRVVLQTDGQLRTGRDIAIACLLGAEEWGFATTPLIAMGCIYMRKCHTGACPVGIATQDPELRKKFEGTPEHVINFFYYMANDLRQFMAKLGFRTIAEMVGRAEKLKVREDSRNIKNANLDLSPILTPAHTIRPGVATHCVRKQDHRLHVRVDNKLIDESEMTLAKGLPVTIDCDVVNTDRSLGTTLSYRVSKIFGEQGLPHDTIHVNVTGSAGQSFGAFLASGVTLELEGDANDYIGKGLSGGRIIAYPPKESKFKAEDQIIAGNTAFFGATSGTAFIRGIAAERFAVRNSGAIIVAEGTGDHGCEYMSGGRVVILGSTGRNFASGMCGGIAYVLDMAQDFSDKVNKANVELSQVTETQEIAFLRNLIEDHRHYTGSEVADRVLNEFSRYLPRFVKVLPFDYKKVLEKEKQAAEEAKKKELSTFLKSIKEDPESDVTNGEAYKIKHGHVHRAHRNEKEPKVADVEDTIFDNDLEKKAPAKLDKVRGFMKYKRRNEKYRDSKERTKDWKEMTSRLTKDELHYETARCMDCGVPFCTSDTGCPISNVIPKWNELVFYNKWWDALQRLLMTNNFPEFTGRICPAPCQGACVLGINEDPVNIKSVECAIIDHGFEKGWIKPTPPEHRTERSVAVIGSGPAGLACADQLNKAGHSVTVYERSDRPGGLLMYGIPNMKLDKGVVKRRTDLLAAEGIEFVCNTTVGEDITVEELQAKYDAVVFAVGSTIPRDLKIPGRELQNINFAMQLLHKNTKALLEDQLADIRQQLEGKHVVVIGGGDTGNDCLGTSTRHGAKSVTNFELLPQPPATRPKDNPWPQWPRIFRVDYGHTEVTTHYGKDPREYSILSKEFVGDDEGKVKGIKTVRVEWKRSDSGAWQMAEVPGSEEFFPADVVLLSMGFIGPDADNLSVAKTKRGTINTVNPNVYKVDENSNLFAAGDCRRGQSLVVWGIQEGRQCAREVDEFLMGTTRLPGNGSVEQRNYKLLEEFAEKV; this is encoded by the coding sequence ATGGGTCCAGCTGCTGtatcctcttcttcctacTTACCACAGAAAGAATTTGAGCATTACAATGTTTACAACTACGACGAAGTGCCAGAAAACAAGTCTTGGGCATCCTCGTTGCCTGTAGCCAAAGGGTTGTACAACCCTGAGTTGGAGAAAGATGCTTGTGGTGTTGGTTTCACTTGTCACTTGAAAGGTAGCCCCTCCCACAAAATCGTGTCGGATGCAAGAAACTTGCTTTGTAATATGACACACAGAGGTGGTGAGTTGAACCCCAAGGACGGTGATGGTGCTGGTTTGTTGAGTTCAATCCCACacaaatttttgaaaagagaatTCAAATACCACTGTAATGTCGACTTGCCAGAAAAGGGTCAATATGGTGTTGGTAACTTGTTCTTCAAAAAAGATGACgctgtttttgaaaaatcgaaaaaggcttttgaaaacattgcCGAGTCCTTAGACTTGAAAGTCTTGGGTTGGAGAAGCGTGCCTCACGATTCTTCCATCTTGGGTCCAGCGGCTTTATCCAGAGAGCCTTATATCTTGCAACCAGCAGTTGCCATGAAGGAAGTCTTGAGTGAGACTTTGCTGGAGGAAGAGTTTTCCGCCAAATTTCAAcaagagtttgaaaaaaggtTATTCATCTTGAGAAAGCAAGCTTCGCACACTATTGGTTTACACAATTGGTTCTACATTTGTTCGCTTTCTTCCAAAACCATTGTTTACAAGGGTCAATTGGCACCGAATCAGGTTTATGCTTACTATCACGATTTGGTTAATGCTGATTACGAGTCCCACTTTGCCTTGGTTCATTCAAGATTCTCAACAAACACTTTTCCATCTTGGGACAGGGCTCAACCTTTGAGATTGGCTGCCCACAATGGTGAAATTAACACACTTAGAGGAAACAAGAATTGGATGAGAGCAAAAGAAGGTGTGATGAAGTCAAAGTTGTTTGGGGACGAAATGGACAAGTTGTTTCCCATTATTGAAGAAGGTGGTTCAGACTCTGCTGCATTTGATAATGTTCTTGAATTGCTTGTTGTTAATGGCGTTGTTTCCTTGCCAGAAGCTGTCATGATGATGATCCCTGAAGCATGGCAGAATGATGAGTTCATTGACCCTAAAAAGAAGGCATTCTACGAATGGGCAGCCTGCTTGATGGAACCATGGGATGGACCTGCATTATTCACTTTTGCTGATGACAGATACTGTGGTGCAAACTTGGACCGTAATGGTTTGAGACCTTGCAGATACTATGTTACCGATGATGATCGTATGATTTGTGCTTCAGAAGTTGGTGTAATTGAGATTGAGCCAGAAAAGGTTTTGCAAAAAGGTAGATTACAACCGGGTAGAATGTTGTTGGTGGATActaaagaaggaagaattGTTGATGACAAAGAGTTGAAGAGCAAAGTCTCCTCGAGGTTTGATTTCAAGAGCTGGGTATTGGCCAACATGATCACCTTAAACGACTTGACCACAAAGATCAAATCAAGAGGCATCAACATTGAAGGCTCACCAATGGACACTTCAGTGACAATTCAAAAAGACCCAAGGTTGGTTGCTTCGGGATACTCCCACGAGCAAGTCTTGTTTGTGTTGGCTCCAATGGCTGAGGGTAATGAAGCTTTGGGCTCTATGGGTAATGATAATGCTTTGGCTTGTATCTCCGAGCAACCCAAATTGTTGTATGAATACTTTCGTCAGTTGTTTGCTCAAGTGACCAACCCTCCAATCGACCCAATAAGAGAGAAAATTGTTATGTCATTGGAGTGCTACATTGGTCCGCAAGGAAATCTCTTGGAAATGAAACCCGACCAATTAAACAGGCTTCTTTTAAAGTCTCCAATCTTGGACAATTCAGAATTGCTTGCCATCaagaatattgaaaaagtttaCCCAACTTGGTCTGTTGCCAACATCGACATTACTTTTGAAAAGAGTAAAGGTATTCAAGGATACACTGACACGATTGACAAGATCTGTCAAGAGGCATCAAAGGCAATTGCAGATGGCAACCAAATCATTATTTTGAGTGATGTTTTAACCGGTGCGGAGAGATTGCCAATTTCAGCATTGATTGCCGTGGGTGCagttcatcatcatcttgtTAGACAAAAGCAGCGTTCCAAGGTTGCTTTGATCATTGAGACTCAAGAAGCTAAAGAGGTTCACCATTCTTGTTGTTTAGTTGGGTATGGTGCCGATGCAATTAACCCTTACTTGGCCATGGAAACTTTGGTAAGAATGAGACATCAAGGACTCTTGAAAGACACCACTTTAACCGACGAGAAGGTTATTGGCAACTACAAAAAATCCATTGATGCTGGAATATTGAAAGTCATGTCCAAGATGGGTATTTCCACTTTGGCATCGTACAAGGGTGCACAAATCTTTGAAGCTCTTGGTGTCGATAACTCAGTCATTGACAGATGTTTTGCCGGTACAGCTTCAAGAATTAAAGGTGTTACATTTGAGTACATTGCACAAGACGCGTTCACTTTGCATGAGAGAGGTTACCCTTCGAGAGATACTGTGAAGCCTATTGGGTTGCCTGAGACTGGTGAATACCATTGGAGAGATGGTGGTGATGCACATATCAACGACCCAGCAGCAATTGCCTCTTTGCAAGACGCTGTTCGTAacaagaatgaaaaagcaTTTGACGCATATTGTAAAAAGGAGAATGAAGCTGTTCGAAACTGTACTTTGAGAGGTCTTTTGGACTTTGATTTCGAATCATCGACACCAGTGCCAATTGACCAGGTTGAACCATGGACCGAAATTGTTCGTCGTTTTTTTACCGGTGCTATGTCTTATGGGTCTATTTCAATGGAGTCACACTCGACTTTGGCGGTGGCAATGAATAGATTGGGAGGTAAATCCAATACCGGTGAAGGTGGTGAAGATGCTGCGAGATCACAGGTTAGTGAAAATGGTGATACCATGAGGTCTGCCATTAAGCAAGTTGCTTCTGGTAGATTTGGTGTTACATCATACTACTTGGCTGATGCCGATGAGTTACAAATCAAGATGGCTCAAGGTGCAAAACCGGGTGAAGGTGGTGAGCTTCCGGGACACAAAGTTTCCGCTGAAATTGGAAAGACAAGACACTCGACCCCTGGTGTTGGTTTGATCTCGCCACCTCCACATCATGATATTTACTCGATTGAAGATTTGAAACAACTCTTGTACGATTTGAAATGTTCAAATCCTAGAGCCAGAACTTCAGTGAAGTTGGTTTCGGAGGTTGGTGTGGGTATTGTTGCCGCTGGTGTTGCCAAGGCAGGTTCGGAGAACATTCTTGTTTcgggtggtgatggtggtaCTGGTGCAGCAAAATTGACATCCATTAAATATGCTGGTTTGCCATGGGAATTAGGATTGGCTGAATCCCACCAAACATTGGTTCTTAACGATTTGAGAGGAAGAGTTGTTTTGCAGACTGATGGTCAATTGAGGACAGGTAGAGATATTGCAATTGCTTGTTTGTTGGGTGCCGAAGAATGGGGATTTGCCACAACACCTTTAATTGCAATGGGTTGTATTTACATGAGAAAATGTCACACTGGTGCATGTCCAGTTGGTATTGCCACCCAGGATCCTGAGTTGAGAAAGAAATTTGAAGGTACACCAGAGCACGTTATtaactttttctattataTGGCTAATGACTTGAGACAATTTATGGCCAAGTTGGGTTTCAGAACCATTGCTGAGATGGTGGGTCGTgctgaaaaattgaaggtGAGAGAGGATTCGCGCAACATCAAGAATGCCAACCTTGACTTGTCTCCAATTCTTACTCCAGCACACACCATTAGACCTGGTGTCGCTACTCATTGTGTTAGAAAGCAAGACCACAGATTGCATGTTAGGGTTGATAACAAGTTGATTGATGAGTCAGAGATGACCTTGGCAAAAGGTCTTCCAGTTACCATTGATTGTGATGTTGTCAATACTGATCGTTCCTTGGGAACAACTCTTTCCTACAGAGTCTCTAAAATCTTTGGGGAACAGGGCTTGCCGCATGATACTATCCATGTCAATGTTACTGGTTCAGCGGGACAGTCGTTTGGTGCATTCTTGGCGTCTGGTGTAACTTTGGAATTGGAAGGTGATGCTAATGATTATATTGGTAAAGGTTTATCTGGAGGTAGGATTATTGCTTACCCACCAAAGGAATCCAAATTCAAAGCTGAAGATCAAATAATTGCTGGTAACACTGCATTTTTTGGTGCGACATCTGGAACTGCATTTATTAGAGGTATTGCTGCAGAGCGTTTTGCAGTTAGAAACTCTGGTGCCATTATTGTCGCTGAAGGTACTGGTGATCATGGTTGTGAAtatatgtctggtggtagAGTCGTTATCTTGGGCTCTACTGGAAGGAACTTTGCTTCAGGAATGTGTGGTGGTATTGCGTATGTCTTGGACATGGCGCAAGATTTCTCCGATAAGGTCAATAAGGCAAACGTTGAATTGTCACAGGTTACTGAAACCCAAGAGATTGCATTCTTGAGAAACTTGATTGAAGACCATCGTCATTACACGGGTTCGGAAGTGGCTGATCGTGTTTTGAATGAATTTAGCAGATACTTACCAAGATTTGTTAAAGTCTTGCCATTTGACTATAAAAAGGTTttggagaaggaaaaacaagCTGCAGAAGAAgccaagaagaaagagttGAGTACTTTCTTGAAATCAATCAAAGAGGATCCCGAGTCCGATGTCACCAATGGTGAAGCCTACAAGATCAAGCATGGTCATGTTCATCGCGCTCACCGTAATGAAAAGGAACCAAaagttgctgatgttgagGATACAATCTTTGACAATGATTTGGAGAAGAAGGCGCCAGCTAAATTGGACAAAGTGAGAGGTTTTATGAAGTATAAGCGTAGGAATGAGAAATACAGAGATTCCAAGGAAAGGACAAAAGATTGGAAAGAGATGACTTCGAGATTGACAAAGGATGAGTTGCATTACGAAACAGCTAGATGTATGGATTGTGGTGTTCCATTCTGTACTTCTGATACGGGATGTCCTATTTCCAATGTTATTCCAAAATGGAACGAGTTGGTGTTTTACAATAAATGGTGGGATGCGTTGCAAAGATTGTTGATGACCAACAATTTCCCTGAATTTACTGGTAGAATCTGTCCTGCACCATGTCAAGGAGCTTGTGTTTTGGGTATAAATGAGGATCCAGTCAATATCAAGTCTGTTGAGTGTGCAATTATTGACCATGGTTTCGAGAAAGGTTGGATTAAGCCAACACCTCCCGAGCATAGAACCGAAAGAAGCGTTGCTGTTATCGGCTCTGGTCCAGCTGGATTGGCTTGTGCAGACCAGTTGAACAAAGCTGGACACTCTGTTACTGTTTACGAGAGAAGCGATAGGCCAGGTGGGTTGTTGATGTATGGTATTCCCAACATGAAGTTGGACAAGGGAGTAGTCAAGAGGAGGACCGATTTGTTGGCTGCAGAAGGCATTGAATTTGTTTGCAATACCACTGTTGGTGAGGATATTACTGTTGAAGAATTGCAAGCTAAATATGATGCCGTTGTATTTGCTGTTGGTTCCACCATTCCAAGAGATTTGAAGATTCCCGGTAGAGAGTTGCAGAACATCAACTTTGCCATGCAATTGTTGCACAAGAACACCAAGGCTCTTTTGGAAGATCAATTGGCAGACATTCGTCAACAACTTGAAGGTAAACacgttgttgttattggtgGAGGTGACACTGGTAATGATTGTTTGGGTACTTCGACTCGTCATGGAGCCAAATCGGTGACCAATTTCGAGTTGTTGCCACAACCACCTGCCACGAGACCCAAGGATAATCCATGGCCGCAATGGCCAAGGATCTTTAGAGTTGATTACGGTCACACTGAAGTCACCACTCATTACGGCAAAGACCCTAGGGAATACTCGATTTTGTCCAAGGAGTTTGTCGGTGATGACGAAGGTAAAGTTAAAGGTATCAAAACAGTTAGAGTTGAGTGGAAGCGTTCCGACCTGGGTGCATGGCAAATGGCGGAGGTGCCAGGCAGTGAGGAGTTTTTCCCTGCAgatgttgttttgttatcAATGGGTTTCATTGGTCCGGATGCCGATAACTTGAGCGTTGCTAAAACCAAGAGAGGAACAATTAATACAGTTAATCCTAATGTCTACAAGGTGGATGAAAATTCCAACTTGTTTGCTGCGGGAGATTGTAGAAGAGGACAGTCTTTAGTGGTTTGGGGTATTCAAGAAGGTAGACAATGTGCAAGAGAAGTTGATGAGTTTTTGATGGGAACCACTAGATTGCCAGGAAACGGATCTGTTGAGCAAAGAAATTATAAATTATTAGAGGAGTTTGCTGAAAAGGTTTAG
- a CDS encoding uncharacterized protein (MEROPS:MER0001879), with the protein MNLEPDNWKDKDCSDKLTSAPLQSSSSLSSSPTTAAAAAAAVTLNSASSSSSSSSTVDSLKPLNADMPPIQGIEQNSNDSNVNNVNNVDNVITQSMQTSAHSTGLEFNNRNDILARDNATDAMNHRDGEDELREKRDVVRKHLHNFEWKIGDECYIVEDEYLSRFFNLETSSFTNLKNALGPVNSQRLVDSSGQLYSEQDELIKTVPIPQTVFDCLSAWFGIVGQPVVRSMIFNPETGKLEVERWPIVFFLHILGKKPQQSHFRSGNPRHLGQSDDQPIVVSFSRTQTFTQLARFLIRYVAKTSIDVTDDVRLWFFTDSREEEFTHHITVAKFVTELENKRLVLPGIYDKTLESEGVVKPLYHILLEVRDKKPGAGFPVDTFVKQNLESPNETSRDGVGRMGFSNLGNTCYMNSALQCLLHVPEVNKYFHYGVYRKELNVDNPLGYHGNIANSFGTLLKSAFDPLKHTSSISPRDFKSTIGRYSSVFSGYLQQDSQEFLSWLLDALHEDLNRIKAKPYCEKPELNDDEISDWNAIVRLADTCWKQHLQRNDSVITDLFTGLYQSTLVCPDCNKTSITFDPFNDLTLPLPISKKWYHTFTIVDLSSSRLLPTRVMRLEVELQKTSNYDALVAYLAKYLKVPSSFLFIYELFQNSIYADFQADYNKNKFMPIGDIIRDADDILVYIIPHDVENDIILPVYNAVEDEDKSYQMVHYFGLPLFVTLDKSNLASFGTIKRKLLEVNSALTSIDLVDEYENHRQRQDNFVAKSLYQKSDFASKSVTEDEMINSGEETDDDRSRSEVNGESKGESENGYDSDVSMADPYVRADFGFDVLYTKEQNYRSSSYLRNRGGMGHESRMKSSSIVVNVPLHKPNIKDFKKLVNTLPESKRKFYLHEVNEARGIDPREKSPVSSSETQLQTHSQTQTQTQMPVQTDTQTQLLEQESEQNSFPLVNPNETTQDDYVVVERSATGDEENTEQGVTNQTSFNRPLLPERVQQMSQINSSDEDTESEVNLGSLFGSSSNLPLPNSSSYFDSTKPSNINSPIEMNANEIEVNDYSNGNLVDEYTILVCKWDAEVYQKCFTNENPIISSNLSSLPQLPNKELEQNKAKFERQRKSRISLAECLKYFSTPELLGEHDLWYCPRCKAHKRATKTIQLWSAGDILTIHLKRFHSARAFSDKIDVVIDFPISGLDISDFVSNPTIKKEDCVYDLIAVDNHYGGLGGGHYTASVKNFCDDKWYYFNDSRVTEISDPEEVITSAAYLLFYRKRAPNADLGGDKLSSIISNEAEAFNSMKVRKEAAIKDVEGQIELFASGLKLGADDYEEKYEDNENEEKKSCNSDNKASSNASSTSDSDRNQDRNDYEDDDEEEEEEEEEEEDDDDDDDDDATPNLRKQRINSKDYGSLSQMKRQKTKNLSTSSKLEDDSPVSVEFAGDTRDADKKAV; encoded by the coding sequence ATGAATTTAGAACCAGACAATTGGAAAGACAAGGATTGCAGTGATAAACTTACATCTGCACCATTacaatcatcatcatcattatcatcatcaccaacaacagcagcagcagcagcagcagcagtaacACTAAATTCagcttcatcatcatcatcatcatcatccacTGTGGATTCACTTAAACCTTTAAATGCAGATATGCCACCTATACAGGgaattgaacaaaacaGTAACGACAGCAACGTTAACAACGTGAACAACGTTGACAACGTAATTACACAAAGTATGCAAACACTGGCACATTCTACAGGACTTGAATTTAATAATCGCAATGATATTCTTGCAAGAGATAATGCAACGGATGCTATGAACCACCGAGATGGTGAGGATGAATTGCGTGAGAAAAGAGATGTTGTTAGAAAACATTTGCATAATTTTGAGTGGAAAATCGGAGATGAGTGCTATATTGTGGAGGATGAATATTTGTCAcgttttttcaatttggaaacttcttcttttaccaaCTTGAAGAATGCACTTGGTCCTGTCAATTCTCAAAGATTAGTTGATAGTTCAGGACAGTTATACTCTGAACAAGACGAATTAATAAAGACTGTACCCATCCCACAAACAGTATTTGATTGTTTATCAGCATGGTTTGGTATCGTGGGGCAACCAGTGGTTAGATCAATGATTTTTAACCCTGAAACGGGAAAATTGGAGGTGGAACGATGGCCCattgtgtttttcttgCACATTCTTGGCAAGAAACCTCAACAACTGCACTTTCGAAGTGGCAACCCTCGCCATCTTGGCCAATCCGATGATCAGCCCATTGTGGTTTCATTTTCTAGAACTCAAACATTTACACAATTGGCAAGATTCTTAATCCGATACGTTGCAAAGACAAGTATAGATGTTACTGACGATGTGAGGCTCTGGTTCTTTACAGATTCAAGGGAGGAAGAATTTACACATCACATAACGGTTGCAAAATTTGTTACTGAgcttgaaaacaaaaggttAGTATTGCCGGGGATATATGACAAGACTTTGGAATCTGAAGGAGTAGTAAAGCCATTGTACCATATTCTTTTGGAAGTTAGAGACAAGAAACCAGGCGCCGGATTCCCAGTTGATACCTTTGTCAAGCAAAATTTAGAACTGCCAAATGAAACTTCTCGAGATGGAGTGGGACGCATGGGGTTTTCCAACTTGGGAAACACGTGCTATATGAACTCGGCTTTGCAATGTCTCCTTCATGTTCCTGAAGTCAATAAATATTTTCATTATGGAGTATATCGAAAAGAACTTAATGTTGACAATCCACTTGGATATCACGGAAACATAGCCAACTCCTTCGGAACCTTGTTGAAATCTGCATTTGACCCATTAAAGCACACCTCAAGTATACTGCCAAGGGATTTCAAGCTGACTATTGGCAGATATAGTTCTGTGTTTTCCGGATACCTCCAACAAGATTCTCAAGAGTTTCTCAGTTGGCTTTTAGATGCTCTTCACGAAGATTTGAATCGTATCAAGGCCAAGCCATATTGTGAGAAGCCTGAGCTCAACGATGATGAGATTAGTGACTGGAATGCAATAGTGAGGCTTGCTGACACATGCTGGAAGCAGCACTTGCAGAGAAATGACTCGGTAATAACCGATCTATTTACTGGTTTGTACCAGTCGACGCTTGTGTGCCCCGATTGTAACAAGACTTCAATTACATTTGATCCATTCAATGACTTGACCTTGCCATTGCCTATAAGCAAGAAATGGTACCACACTTTTACCATTGTTGATTTGTCGTCACTGAGACTACTTCCTACAAGGGTGATGCGGTTGGAGGTAGAGTTGCAAAAGACATCAAATTATGATGCATTGGTTGCATATTTGGCAAAGTACTTGAAAGTGCCTctgtcttttttgtttatatatgagcttttccaaaattcCATATACGCTGATTTTCAAGCAGACTACAACAAGAATAAGTTTATGCCGATTGGTGATATAATCAGAGATGCAGACGACATTTTGGTGTATATTATTCCTCATGATGTTGAAAATGATATTATATTACCAGTTTATAATGCAGTTGAGGATGAGGACAAACTGTACCAGATGGTGCACTACTTTGGGCTTCCGTTGTTTGTCACATTGGACAAGTCAAATCTTGCAAGTTTTGGCACGATCAAAAGAAAGCTTTTAGAAGTGAATTCTGCCTTAACCTCTATCGATCTCGTTGACGAGTATGAAAACCACAGGCAAAGACAAGATAATTTTGTTGCGAAAAGTTTATACCAAAAGCTGGATTTTGCAAGCAAGAGTGTGACAGAAGATGAAATGATCAATAGCGGCGAGGAAACTGATGACGATAGAAGCAGGAGTGAAGTTAATGGTGAGAGTAAGGGTGAGAGTGAGAATGGGTATGACAGTGATGTATCAATGGCAGACCCATATGTTAGAGCCGATTTTGGGTTTGATGTGTTGTatacaaaagaacaaaactaTCGACTGAGCTCATATTTGCGTAATAGAGGCGGAATGGGACATGAGAGCCGCATGAAGCTGTCAagtattgttgttaatgtACCACTTCATAAGCCAAATATTAAAGATTTCAAAAAGTTGGTAAATACATTACCTGAGCTGAAGCGGAAATTTTACCTTCACGAGGTTAATGAAGCTCGTGGTATCGATCCACGAGAAAAAAGCCCTGTGCTGCTGTCAGAGACTCAATTGCAGACGCATTcgcaaacacaaacacaaacgcAAATGCCAGTACAGACTGATACTCAGACCCAATTGTTGGAGCAAGAGCTGGAGCAAAATAGTTTTCCACTAGTCAATCCTAATGAGACAACACAGGATGATTACGTCGTGGTTGAGAGAAGTGCAACAGGCGATGAGGAGAATACCGAACAAGGAGTCACCAACCAAACATCTTTTAATCGTCCTCTTCTACCTGAGCGAGTGCAGCAAATGTCTCAAATAAATCTGTCTGACGAAGATACCGAAAGCGAAGTAAATCTAGGCAGCTTATTTGGCTCAAGCTCAAATCTTCCACTCCCAAACTCTTCATCTTACTTTGACTCGACCAAGCCTTCCAACATCAATTCGCCAATAGAGATGAATGCAAATGAAATTGAGGTTAACGATTATTCAAATGGAAATTTAGTTGATGAGTATACTATCTTGGTATGCAAATGGGATGCTGAGGTTTATCAAAAATGCTTTACCAATGAGAACCCCATAATCTCGTCTAATTTGTCTTCATTGCCACAATTGCCCAACAAGGAGTTGGAACAAAACAAGGCAAAGTTCGAACGTCAGAGGAAAAGTAGAATATCATTGGCGGAATGTCTAAAGTACTTTAGCACCCCGGAGCTTTTGGGTGAACATGATTTGTGGTATTGTCCAAGATGCAAGGCTCATAAGCGTGCCACAAAAACAATCCAGCTATGGTCTGCGGGAGATATCCTCACTATTCATTTAAAGAGATTTCATAGTGCTCGTGCATTCAGCGACAAGATTGATGTTGTTATTGATTTTCCGATACTGGGCTTGGATATTAgcgattttgtttcaaatcCAACAATTAAAAAGGAAGACTGTGTATATGATTTGATAGCTGTTGACAATCATTATGGTGGCCTTGGAGGTGGTCATTACACTGCTTCGGTAAAGAACTTTTGTGATGACAAATGGTACTATTTCAATGATAGTCGTGTTACGGAGATTAGTGACCCTGAAGAGGTGATTACGAGTGCCGCATACTTGTTGTTCTACCGGAAGAGGGCACCTAATGCAGATTTGGGAGGTGATAAATTATCCAGCATTATCTCTAACGAGGCGGAAGCGTTTAATAGTATGAAGGTAAGAAAGGAAGCAGCTATAAAGGATGTTGAGGGTCAAATTGAACTTTTTGCATCTGGATTGAAATTGGGAGCAGATGAttatgaagaaaaatacgaggataatgaaaatgaagagaagaaaagttgTAATTCCGATAATAAAGCATCTTCTAATGCATCGTCTACAAGCGATAGTGATCGAAATCAAGACAGAAATGACTatgaagatgacgatgaagaagaggaagaagaggaagaagaggaagaagatgatgatgatgatgatgatgatgatgcgaCGCCTAATTTGAGGAAGCAACGCATTAACAGTAAGGATTATGGTAGTCTTCTGCAGATGAAGAGAcagaaaacgaaaaattTGAGCACGCTGTCTAAACTTGAGGATGATAGTCCTGTTTCTGTTGAATTTGCTGGTGACACTCGTGATGCTGATAAGAAAGCCGTATAA